CCCGGTTGACCTTTATACGGATGCATCTGCTGAATCACTCAACGTCGTCAAACTGATGAACTTTAGCATCTTGAGCGTGCTTATGCTTCCTTTTGGCAACCTCATTGTCCCGGGACTGATCTATTTCTCCAACAAAACCAACGAGCATATGCGCAACATTGGCAAGCGCATCCTCGGGTTCCAGTTTTTGAGTACAGCGGTCTTTTGCTACATCACGGTGCTCCTTTTCCTTATAGTAGACCGGGGCCACGGCGCCGTACCG
This is a stretch of genomic DNA from Bacteroidota bacterium. It encodes these proteins:
- a CDS encoding DUF4870 domain-containing protein, with amino-acid sequence PVDLYTDASAESLNVVKLMNFSILSVLMLPFGNLIVPGLIYFSNKTNEHMRNIGKRILGFQFLSTAVFCYITVLLFLIVDRGHGAVPLPVISSYLIYSSVSMLIVFKTHWHLDKEQSAPSFFPTFI